From a region of the Branchiostoma floridae strain S238N-H82 chromosome 13, Bfl_VNyyK, whole genome shotgun sequence genome:
- the LOC118428622 gene encoding collagen alpha-1(XII) chain-like — translation MSSSTDLEFLNVTETTSMLKFTWVPPDAAVTGYRVMYGQKGATEQLSPSPGPADRSAVIEGLQAGTMYKVEIITIGVRRESLPLIGRNATEPDECATVNGRCDHICSNIPGGYRCLCRNGFVLMTDAHGCGVCGHCQGGKDCDPMSGVCSTGCRDGWKSRLCNKAVGPPMDLAVTDITDEGFKVTWSPSPDLELEGYRVEVSGLDMVTAVNQSTAEASLPVVGLSPETDYVIRVTALFSSGGWRSQSEAATILTETAAVPTTTPAPADTNEQTSQRTSFLSTQPATSTQQHTLEAVKGDAVTPTVDASTEQRRRLTTVLSPSLSTTAGPLGLENDGGFSPTYPSSTKTKNTKASRGRPPVVSIATPVDQGLGHSMDSIYAASVSSNPQDVLKMLAQVSHTQ, via the exons CTGATGCGGCCGTGACCGGATACCGCGTCATGTACGGACAGAAGGGGGCTACAGAACAGCTCAGCCCCTCCCCGGGTCCAGCAGACAGATCTGCTGTGATTGAGGGACTTCAGGCAGGCACCATGTACAAGGTGGAGATCATCACCATCGGGGTTCGCCGAGAAAGCCTCCCTCTAATTGGACGAAATGCGACTG AGCCCGACGAATGTGCGACAGTGAACGGGCGGTGTGACCACATCTGCTCCAATATCCCTGGGGGGTACAGGTGCCTTTGCCGCAATGGATTCGTGCTTATGACGGACGCCCACGGCTGTGGAG tgTGCGGCCACTGCCAGGGCGGGAAAGACTGTGACCCGATGTCAGGTGTCTGCTCGACTGGGTGTCGTGATGGATGGAAATCACGACTTTGCAATAAAG CTGTAGGTCCACCGATGGACCTTGCCGTAACTGACATCACGGATGAAGGGTTCAAGGTCACGTGGTCTCCATCCCCTGACCTTGAACTTGAGGGATACCGTGTCGAAGTGTCCGGGCTGgacatggtgacagctgtcaatcagagcACAGCCGAGGCATCGCTTCCGGTGGTTGGTCTGTCACCGGAGACAGATTACGTCATCAGGGTGACAGCCCTGTTCTCATCAGGCGGTTGGAGGTCACAGAGCGAGGCGGCGACGATTTTGACGGAAACGG CCGCCGTACCCACCACAACGCCTGCCCCTGCTGATACCAACGAGCAGACAAGCCAGAGAACAAGTTTCCTGTCCACTCAACCAGCGACGTCGACGCAGCAACATACACTGGAAGCTGTGAAGGGTGACG CTGTCACACCCACAGTGGATGCCTCAACTGAACAGAGACGCAGACTGACCACAGTCTTGTCCCCCAGTCTGTCAACTACAGCCGGACCACTCGGACTTGAAAACGATGGAGGGTTCTCACCTACTTACCCTTCATCCACTAAGACAA AAAACACCAAGGCGTCCAGAGGCAGACCACCTGTGGTCAGCATAGCAACGCCAGTGGACCAG GGTCTTGGTCACAGCATGGACAGCATCTATGCAGCGTCCGTCTCCTCAAATCCACAGGATGTACTCAAGATGTTGGCTCAGGTGAGTCACACTCAGTAA